A genomic segment from Paralichthys olivaceus isolate ysfri-2021 chromosome 22, ASM2471397v2, whole genome shotgun sequence encodes:
- the LOC109637683 gene encoding mucin-5AC produces the protein MPTAKDKGGSASHRHHPASEYDDASLAQKREYWRTKKREQRARLSERRGKPAQYSRGKKLLHLNTTAVVDSSLSGSLAAPSSPVQSNDESYKTPDVSPASHSANALGVGSLEAPESQKPKWFHTMKLDKVLPQFPASCSLSAKAASGNTATLKCRTTRGAVNRAVTSPTASGTQLNSSSSVPLVRVTRITNGSSAQTTPQPRVSMQGTSVLKMQHKQHVASHSQPKLSPTNVAMGRILVSSPCGPISIKTEGKEENTTPPSGTKSALVTTQRAKGVGNSQPSIESEEERAARRREHWRIKKREQRAKLAAQIAKARDRTQATEMTVQRQMAQKTRHMGPTARQHLPSQSFLEGAGPTQAKATFRPAKKRNDKLQIGAASLATVNLQIKVQNPHETRKAQTAIASDVISVRKSGETLRRFPSYVHLSNVTRGIVRCKTPRQRFIEAQRSLMIQRNMRCKSPLLASVFGTRNIPRIDPNDTPEQIIAKRREYWRIKKREQRAKLSLEVRARLKERDSLMRRVKRYQNILEEMRKARALTQSAGSTLTHASETIGGFIKEDGTVTIKIPQVSTCHNTASRKSEEELHVQSSSNTHVTQPQYQPHTRRRGVTPVRINQPFCPAQVKVSFPLSGKSVNKHSKLLSARARTQRESTTVINSHSPSAQAVGQLTLTHPQTRQNAISGGSRIGSNLGSCVMKMAVSSSAESLALSLDPGLTEEERMAKKREYWRIKKREQRAARAARLKQGVLQARANAALQRRKAQKQVALNSAPLSKRLSNPTENAQPPPDNSVPVTPNANEIKQETESVPAVDLNSQPEQAICPDIKRPTSPPLPSPPPAPQPESDPALSADSQATTLRAVASMKKLLEESLSTVRDCKSQQPDMKTEPAEEASEQEMKPNLPQLFFEEDEVAPLAANLTLQIKSWQPDTDAPVHSRSPSPHFKNSPQISETPSPIPTSSDVILLPTCEHASQTSPTFTLNPSMEDSDGPSSPRRTQRLRAKKVDHQDRRSPEPPELHHLPVGELHPQQEHGEQQCQAQEECQNSMSPSAQRYHSVGTELVGLTSLQRKREYWKLMKRQQRARLKARQKDRQGGVSSRQTQAPGFGIFNNVKRVNPQVKPALKSKSSIASLAVSSIPALSPTTCHAEQSPHALQLKLPVLSVSCSPRSEQNNTDVGPSQIVSRCLDASENQQQAMPRFQISMSPSTDVDSACLPTLMPPDNPLSSINLQPIEPHVKTSDPTLSAIKIPSQLHSPSHMMHSPCKLVPVSTMAPPKPIPGESEEDFLRRKREYWRIKKKEQRARKAIQDKAGTTKRVAKDWRPILPAQDALAQDSGQWLSSSDESEHLMSTSVDTDQESFPYPNYTAPEEDDPELLFTDYENNSGEEGSISDGVWRYSYLMDYDPLNQLLVCMVCGELQYSHSLEGVRAHIDDAHPDTLTLEAAERRRILEAWDEQVSQRERFFTSQLQQHSGTS, from the exons CTGCAAAAGATAAAGGTGGTTCCGCGTCCCACCGCCACCACCCTGCCTCAGAATACGATGATGCCAGCCTGGCCCAAAAGAGAGAATACTGGAGAACCAAGAAACGAGAGCAGAGGGCTCGACTGTCCGAGCGAAGAGGGAAGCCAGCACAGTACAGTCGAGGGAAAAAGCTTCTACATCTAAATACCACTGCAGTGGTGGATTCCAGTTTATCTGGTAGCTTAGCTGCTCCCTCTTCTCCTGTGCAGAGTAATGACGAATCATATAAAACACCCGATGTCTCCCCAGCATCCCATAGTGCAAATGCACTGGGAGTGGGTTCATTAGAAGCCCCTGAAAGCCAAAAGCCGAAGTGGTTCCACACAATGAAACTCGACAAGGTCTTGCCTCAGTTCCCAGCATCATGTTCCCTCTCAGCCAAAGCTGCTAGTGGCAACACAGCCACGTTAAAATGCAGAACAACAAGGGGGGCTGTTAACAGAGCCGTTACCTCACCCACAGCTAGTGGAACCCAGCTGAACTCCAGTTCCTCAGTGCCTCTAGTCAGAGTGACCAGAATTACCAATGGCAGCtctgcccaaacaacacctcaGCCACGTGTGTCTATGCAAGGCACATCAGTCCTaaaaatgcaacacaaacaacatgttgCATCACACAGTCAGCCCAAACTCTCACCTACCAATGTGGCCATGGGTAGGATTCTTGTGTCCTCTCCATGTGGCCCCATCTCCATAAAAACAGAGGGTAAAGAAGAGAACACAACACCTCCAAGTGGAACAAAGAGTGCCTTGGTCACCACACAGAGAGCTAAAGGTGTCGGCAACTCGCAACCTTCCATAGAATCCGAGGAGGAGAGAGCGGCCAGACGCAGAGAGCATTGGCGGATCAAAAAGCGAGAACAGAGAGCAAAGCTGGCAGCTCAGATAGCTAAAGCCAGAGATAGGACGCAGGCCACAGAGATGACGGTACAGAGGCAAATGGcacaaaaaacaagacacatGGGTCCCACAGCACGTCAGCATCTTCCATCTCAGTCGTTTTTAGAAGGAGCGGGTCCTACTCAGGCCAAAGCTACATTCAGGCCAGCCAAAAAGAGAAATGATAAACTGCAAATTGGGGCAGCGAGTTTGGCCACAGTTAACCTGCAGATAAAAGTGCAGAATCCACATGAGACCAGGAAAGCACAGACAGCAATTGCATCTGACGTTATTTCTGTGAGAAAATCAGGGGAAACGCTGAGAAGGTTTCCAAGTTATGTACATCTTTCCAATGTTACCAGAGGGATCGTGCGATGTAAAACACCTAGACAGAGGTTCATTGAAGCCCAGAGGAGTTTGATGATTCAAAGAAACATGAGATGTAAGTCCCCACTGCTTGCTTCAGTGTTTGGTACCAGAAATATCCCCAGAATCGACCCCAATGACACACCCGAGCAGATAATAGCCAAACGGCGAGAGTACTGGCGGATTAAAAAGAGGGAACAGCGAGCTAAGTTGTCGCTAGAGGTGAGAGCTCGGTTGAAGGAGAGGGACTCTCTGATGCGAAGAGTGAAACGCTACCAGAATATCCTAGAGGAGATGAGGAAAGCCAGAGCACTGACACAATCAGCGGGGAGCACTCTCACCCATGCGTCTGAAACCATAGGAGGGTTCATCAAAGAGGATGGGACAGTGACCATTAAAATCCCCCAGGTTTCAACATGTCACAACACAGCATCTCGTAAAAGTGAAGAAGAACTTCATGTCCAAAGTTCCAGCAATACCCACGTTACACAGCCTCAATATCAGCCTCATACGAGAAGAAGAGGCGTAACCCCAGTTAGAATAAACCAGCCCTTCTGCCCAGCTCAGGTGAAagtctcttttcctctttctggaAAGTCAGTCAACAAACATTCAAAACTACTGTCAGCGAGAGCAAGGACTCAACGTGAAAGCACAACTGTAATTAATTCTCACTCGCCATCAGCCCAAGCTGTAGGGCAGCTGACTCTCACTCATCCTCAAACCCGTCAAAATGCCATTTCTGGAGGATCGAGGATAGGGTCCAACCTCGGGAGCTGCGTCATGAAAATGGCTGTTTCAAGTAGTGCTGAATCTCTGGCTCTGTCTCTGGATCCAGGGCTTACCGAGGAAGAGAGAATGGCAAAGAAGAGGGAGTACTGGAGGATAAAGAAACGTGAGCAGCGGGCAGCCCGTGCGGCGCGACTGAAGCAGGGTGTCTTACAAGCGAGGGCCAATGCAGCCTTACAGAGGAGAAAGGCCCAGAAGCAAGTAGCATTGAACTCTGCACCACTGAGCAAACGTCTCTCTAACCCAACAGAAAACGCACAACCTCCCCCAGACAACAGTGTGCCCGTTACACCAAATGCaaatgagataaaacaagaGACTGAGTCTGTGCCAGCAGTTGACCTAAATTCTCAACCAGAACAAGCCATCTGTCCAGATATCAAACGCCCAACCTCCCCGCCACTGCCATCGCCACCTCCAGCGCCCCAGCCAGAGTCTGATCCGGCTCTGAGCGCAGACAGCCAGGCTACCACTCTGCGAGCCGTGGCCTCTATGAAGAAGCTCCTGGAAGAATCACTTAGCACAGTGAGGGACTGTAAAAGTCAGCAGCCTGACATGAAAACGGAGCCAGCAGAGGAGGCCTCAGAGCAAGAGATGAAGCCAAATTTACCTCAGCTCTTTTTTGAAGAGGATGAGGTGGCTCCTCTGGCTGCTAACCTGACGTTGCAGATAAAAAGCTGGCAGCCAGACACTGACGCCCCAGTACACTCACGTTCACCAAGCCCTCATTTCAAAAACTCACCACAAATTAGTGAGACACCTTCACCTATTCCTACCTCCAGTGATGTTATTCTGCTTCCCACCTGTGAGCACGCCTCCCAAACCTCTCCCACATTCACATTAAACCCCTCCATGGAAGACTCCGATGGTCCGTCCTCACCACGCAGAACCCAGAGGCTTCGCGCTAAAAAGGTGGACCATCAAGACCGCCGCTCCCCAGAGCCGCCAGAGCTCCATCACCTGCCCGTCGGTGAGCTACACCCGCAGCAAGAACACGGTGAACAACAGTGTCAGGCACAAGAAGAGTGCCAAAACAGCATGTCGCCATCAGCACAAAGATATCACAGCGTGGGGACTGAGCTGGTCGGCTTGAccagcctgcagaggaagagggagtACTGGAAGCTGATGAAGCGGCAGCAGAGGGCCAGGTTAAAGGCCAGGCAGAAGGATAGGCAGGGAGGAGTGAGCAGTCGGCAAACCCAG GCTCCAGGTTTTGGTATCTTCAACAATGTTAAGCGTGTAAATCCTCAAGTGAAGCCAGCTCTCAAATCCAAGTCATCGATTGCCTCTCTAGCAGTGTCCAGCATCCCTGCTCTCAGCCCAACAACATGTCATGCTGAACAGTCACCGCACGCACTCCAGTTGAAACTGCCTGTCCTCAGTGTCTCCTGTTCACCCAGAAGTGAGCAGAACAACACAGACGTTGGACCTTCGCAGATCGTGTCACGCTGTCTAGACGCTTCTGAGAATCAGCAGCAAGCCATGCCACGTTTTCAAATATCAATGTCTCCGAGCACAGATGTGGACTCAGCCTGCCTTCCTACTCTGATGCCTCCAGACAACCCCCTTTCCAGCATCAACCTGCAACCCATTGAACCCCATGTTAAAACTTCTGATCCCACCCTCAGTGCAATAAAAATCCCATCTCAGCTTCATAGCCCCTCACATATGATGCATTCTCCCTGTAAGCTGGTGCCTGTAAGCACCATGGCTCCACCAAAACCAATCCCCGGGGAGTCTGAGGAGGACTTTCTGAGGAGGAAGCGAGAGTACTGGAGGATAAAAAAGAAGGAGCAGCGAGCCCGGAAGGCCATTCAGGACAAGGCAGGCACCACGAAGAGAGTTGCCAAAGACTGGAGGCCCATCCTACCTGCACAGGACGCACTGGCACAG gATTCTGGTCAGTGGTTGAGCTCCTCTGATGAGTCAGAACATCTAATGAG CACTTCAGTGGACACTGACCAGGAATCATTTCCGTATCCAAATTACACAGCACCGGAAGAAG ACGACCCAGAGCTGCTGTTCACTGACTATGAGAACAACAGTGGGGAGGAAGGTTCCATCTCCGACGGCGTGTGGAGGTACAGTTACCTCATGGACTACGACCCACTCAACCAGCTGCTGGTGTGCATGGTGTGTGGGGAGCTGCAGTACTCTCACAGCCTGGAGGGCGTGAGGGCCCACATCGATGATGCCCACCCAGACACCCTGACGCTAGAAGCCGCGGAGAGACGGCGAATATTGGAGGCCTGGGACGAGCAGGTGTCCCAGCGGGAGCGCTTTTTCACCAGCCAACTCCAGCAGCACAGCGGTACATCGTGA